From Pontibacter actiniarum, a single genomic window includes:
- a CDS encoding deoxynucleoside kinase: MHIAIVGNIGAGKTTLATKLAQHFKWDLYLEAVDNNPYLKDFYEDMERWAFHLQVFFLNSRFNQVQQIQANGHDVIQDRTIYEDAHIFARNLHQSGLMSTRDFDNYYGLFQSMISMVKAPDLMIYLKADLPKLIGQIEKRNRDYESSISINYLRNLNEHYNTWMGNYDLGKLLVVDVNNIDFVANPEDLGSIIEKIQGELFGLF; the protein is encoded by the coding sequence ATGCACATCGCGATCGTTGGCAACATTGGCGCCGGCAAAACCACGCTGGCCACCAAGCTGGCCCAACACTTTAAGTGGGATTTATACCTGGAGGCAGTGGATAACAACCCCTACCTGAAGGATTTTTATGAGGATATGGAGCGCTGGGCCTTCCACCTGCAAGTCTTCTTCCTGAACAGCCGCTTTAACCAGGTGCAGCAGATACAGGCCAACGGGCACGATGTAATCCAGGACCGCACCATTTACGAGGACGCCCACATCTTCGCGCGGAACCTGCACCAGTCCGGGCTCATGAGCACCCGCGACTTCGATAACTATTACGGCCTCTTTCAGTCGATGATCAGCATGGTGAAGGCCCCGGACCTGATGATTTACCTCAAGGCGGACCTGCCCAAACTGATCGGCCAGATCGAGAAGCGCAACCGCGACTACGAGAGCAGCATCAGCATTAACTACCTGCGCAACCTGAACGAGCACTACAATACCTGGATGGGCAACTACGATCTGGGCAAACTGCTGGTGGTGGATGTGAACAACATCGACTTCGTGGCAAACCCCGAAGACCTGGGCAGCATTATTGAGAAGATTCAGGGCGAGCTGTTCGGCCTTTTTTAG
- a CDS encoding GAF domain-containing protein: protein MSKHHKANFHETVVSMSSDDDVILSVDDFPFKTTLSLSPLIAYWEEKLGKDRGCNTERIRQQIDLLNQMPELLGSIQDVSIVNKYIDTVDRLMEDIFPGALWENDLKAVSVPFRFESFYATPKLKELKLLESSNYSEKLNIDKKTLLFRLTLQAYTIILEQFYNANFSVDEPFVFTINDKFTGLPRHYKVDVDLKFMQVKANGKVKPLRAQQINFLINRYNDLDLWMQLLPPENFEFSGFAIYDFTEVTMEETISSLRYDLLDKDSVSTESGFQDLQQKLRVLFGLPGIQLGFASCPNVREFDTSYARRIWNGLILTQECDLALSDLKGSIYEPVLKKGLTIVVEDLNVLPNPTRIEQKLLEAGLRNLIIAPLQYEGSTIGLMELASPIPGELNALSTIRLKEILPLFALAMNRSLDELRSSIQSIIKEKYTAIHPIVEWRFTQAAINLLERMERNSGSEIEPIVFRDIYPLYGSSDIRSSAIERNKAIQGDLLEQLVLAKEVILAAKDNMPLSILDELMFKIDKYSQSIVHELGSGDEGIILDFLRQEIEPLFDHFLRKDSAQHAIQAYRSAINNPYKAVYNKRRAYEESLYLINDTISSFLDREEEKAQQIFPHYFEKYKTDGIEYNIYIGASLLNNGDFQPIYLKNMRLWQLMLTCEIARRIQKLRANLKLPLEITQLILVHSDSISIRYRLDEKKFDVDGANNIRYEIIKKRIDKATVRGSEERLTQPGKIAIVYSQQKEAQEYMRYLEFLQSEGYIEEEVEHLEVEELQGVQGLQALRVTVNLKEKLRHDIEAGDELLNIAQSASLN, encoded by the coding sequence ATGAGTAAACACCACAAAGCCAACTTTCATGAAACGGTTGTTTCGATGAGCAGCGACGACGACGTGATCCTAAGCGTGGACGACTTCCCGTTTAAGACCACACTCAGCCTGTCGCCGCTTATTGCCTACTGGGAGGAGAAGCTAGGGAAAGACCGTGGCTGCAACACCGAGCGCATCCGCCAGCAAATTGACCTGCTCAACCAAATGCCGGAGCTGCTGGGCTCCATCCAGGATGTGTCTATCGTTAACAAGTACATTGACACAGTGGACCGGCTGATGGAGGACATTTTCCCCGGCGCCCTGTGGGAAAATGACCTGAAGGCGGTTTCGGTGCCTTTCAGGTTCGAGAGCTTTTACGCCACCCCCAAGCTAAAGGAGCTCAAGCTTCTGGAGAGCTCCAACTACTCCGAAAAACTTAACATCGACAAAAAGACACTGCTGTTCCGGCTCACGCTACAGGCCTACACCATTATTCTGGAGCAGTTCTATAACGCGAACTTTTCAGTGGATGAGCCTTTTGTGTTTACCATCAACGATAAGTTTACGGGCCTGCCGCGCCACTACAAAGTGGATGTTGACCTGAAGTTTATGCAGGTAAAGGCAAACGGGAAGGTAAAGCCGCTGCGGGCGCAGCAGATAAACTTCCTGATAAACCGCTACAACGACCTCGACCTGTGGATGCAGCTGCTGCCGCCCGAAAACTTTGAGTTCAGCGGCTTTGCCATCTATGACTTCACCGAGGTGACCATGGAGGAAACCATCTCCTCGCTGCGCTACGACCTGCTCGACAAAGACTCCGTCAGCACAGAGAGTGGCTTCCAGGACCTGCAGCAGAAGCTGCGCGTGCTCTTTGGCCTGCCCGGGATACAGCTTGGCTTTGCCTCCTGCCCCAACGTGCGCGAGTTTGACACCAGCTATGCCCGCCGCATCTGGAACGGCCTTATCCTGACGCAGGAATGCGACCTGGCCCTCAGCGACCTGAAGGGCTCCATCTATGAGCCTGTGCTAAAAAAGGGCCTGACCATAGTGGTGGAGGACCTGAACGTGCTCCCGAACCCGACCCGCATTGAGCAGAAACTGCTGGAGGCGGGGCTGCGCAACCTGATCATCGCGCCGCTGCAGTACGAAGGCAGCACCATTGGCCTCATGGAGCTGGCCTCCCCCATTCCCGGTGAGCTAAACGCCCTCTCCACCATCCGGCTGAAGGAGATACTGCCGCTTTTTGCCCTGGCCATGAACCGCAGCCTGGACGAGCTGCGCAGCAGTATCCAGAGCATCATCAAAGAAAAGTACACCGCCATACACCCGATTGTGGAATGGCGCTTTACTCAGGCAGCCATTAACCTGCTGGAGAGGATGGAGCGTAACTCCGGCTCGGAGATAGAACCGATTGTGTTCCGCGATATTTACCCGCTCTACGGCTCCTCCGACATCCGCAGCTCCGCCATCGAGCGGAACAAGGCCATACAGGGGGACCTGCTGGAGCAGTTGGTGCTGGCCAAAGAGGTTATACTTGCCGCCAAAGACAACATGCCGCTCTCTATACTTGATGAGCTGATGTTTAAGATAGACAAGTACTCGCAGAGCATTGTGCACGAGCTGGGCTCCGGCGACGAGGGAATCATACTTGACTTCCTGCGCCAGGAGATAGAGCCGCTCTTCGACCACTTCCTGCGCAAGGACTCGGCCCAGCACGCGATACAGGCCTACCGCTCCGCCATCAACAACCCCTACAAGGCCGTGTACAACAAGCGGCGCGCCTATGAGGAGAGCCTCTACCTTATTAACGACACGATCTCCAGCTTCCTGGACCGCGAGGAGGAAAAGGCGCAGCAGATCTTCCCGCACTACTTCGAGAAGTATAAAACCGATGGCATTGAGTATAACATCTATATCGGGGCCTCCCTGCTGAACAACGGCGACTTCCAGCCGATCTACCTGAAGAACATGCGCCTGTGGCAGCTTATGCTCACCTGCGAAATTGCCCGCCGCATACAGAAGCTTCGCGCCAACCTGAAGCTGCCATTGGAGATAACTCAGCTCATTTTGGTGCACTCCGACTCTATCTCGATCCGGTATAGGCTGGATGAGAAGAAGTTTGACGTGGACGGGGCCAACAACATCCGCTATGAGATTATTAAAAAGCGTATCGACAAGGCCACCGTGCGGGGCTCAGAGGAGCGCCTGACGCAGCCGGGAAAAATCGCCATCGTCTACTCGCAGCAGAAGGAGGCGCAGGAGTACATGCGCTACCTGGAGTTCCTGCAGTCGGAAGGCTATATTGAGGAGGAGGTGGAGCACCTGGAGGTTGAAGAGCTACAGGGCGTGCAAGGCCTGCAGGCCCTGCGCGTAACCGTTAACCTAAAAGAGAAACTGCGCCACGATATTGAGGCAGGCGACGAGCTTCTGAACATCGCCCAATCAGCCAGCCTGAACTGA
- a CDS encoding CDGSH iron-sulfur domain-containing protein codes for MAKTKITVNSNGSLRVEGDEFELVDKHGNAYGLGGRTLVSICRCGLSKNKPFCDGSHKGHFEHEAEAFDLPPKK; via the coding sequence ATGGCAAAGACAAAAATAACGGTTAACAGCAACGGATCGCTGCGCGTAGAGGGCGATGAGTTTGAGCTAGTGGACAAGCACGGGAACGCCTACGGGCTGGGCGGGCGCACGCTTGTCTCCATCTGCCGCTGCGGCCTCTCCAAAAACAAGCCGTTCTGCGACGGCTCCCACAAAGGGCATTTCGAACACGAGGCAGAGGCCTTTGACCTTCCGCCTAAAAAATAA
- a CDS encoding DUF2007 domain-containing protein, which translates to MAERLVTIATFNEATEAHILKGRLEAEGILCFLGDEHIIGAQPFYSAAVGGVKLRVTEQDVKEAKAILARIQGGESQFDYDTIELAPPMQEHAEVQTCPRCGSDHVAEEKYNKTVFSLTYLFLGFPLPFLSRKYTCYNCGNTWKDKSRGRSL; encoded by the coding sequence ATGGCAGAGCGCCTGGTGACCATCGCTACGTTTAATGAAGCCACAGAGGCCCACATTCTGAAGGGCCGCCTGGAGGCTGAGGGTATACTTTGCTTTCTGGGGGATGAGCACATTATTGGCGCGCAACCCTTTTACTCCGCTGCGGTGGGCGGGGTTAAGCTCCGGGTAACAGAGCAGGATGTGAAGGAGGCAAAGGCTATACTTGCCCGCATACAGGGCGGTGAAAGCCAGTTCGACTACGACACCATCGAACTGGCGCCCCCCATGCAGGAGCACGCGGAGGTACAAACCTGCCCCCGCTGCGGCTCCGACCATGTGGCCGAGGAGAAGTACAACAAGACCGTCTTCTCGCTCACGTACCTTTTCCTTGGCTTTCCCCTGCCCTTTTTAAGCCGGAAGTATACCTGCTACAACTGCGGCAACACCTGGAAAGACAAAAGCAGGGGGAGAAGCCTTTAG